Proteins from a genomic interval of Clostridium sp. AN503:
- a CDS encoding ABC transporter ATP-binding protein: MAESPIIEVQNITKRFKGLTAVKDVSFSIREGGITGMIGPNGAGKSTTFNMICGYYPPTEGRIFYKGKDITDKKAFEYTNMKIARTFQIMKPLKNLSVLDNVVASSYFGHAGAKSVKEARERAMEVLQFTGLYEKRHVLSKDMGTPDQKRLEMARALATRPEMLFLDENMAGLNPAETEEAIRLIRKINESGVTIFLIEHIMQAVVSLCEEVIVLHHGEKIAEGTPEQVMNDPYVMEVYLGMKKEDAHA; encoded by the coding sequence ATGGCGGAATCTCCGATTATTGAAGTACAGAATATTACCAAGCGTTTTAAAGGACTGACAGCCGTGAAGGACGTTTCCTTTTCCATTAGAGAGGGCGGCATCACGGGCATGATCGGGCCGAACGGCGCGGGAAAGTCCACCACCTTTAATATGATCTGCGGGTATTATCCTCCCACGGAGGGCCGGATCTTCTATAAGGGGAAGGACATTACCGACAAGAAAGCCTTTGAGTACACCAATATGAAGATCGCCAGGACCTTCCAGATCATGAAGCCGCTTAAGAACTTAAGTGTGCTGGATAATGTGGTGGCGTCTTCCTATTTCGGCCATGCCGGAGCGAAGAGTGTGAAGGAGGCAAGGGAGCGGGCCATGGAGGTGCTGCAGTTCACCGGCCTCTATGAGAAGCGCCATGTGCTCTCCAAGGACATGGGAACGCCTGACCAGAAGCGGCTGGAGATGGCAAGAGCTTTAGCTACCAGGCCGGAAATGCTGTTTTTAGACGAGAACATGGCAGGCCTTAACCCGGCTGAAACGGAGGAGGCCATCCGGCTGATCCGTAAGATCAATGAATCCGGCGTGACGATCTTTTTGATCGAGCATATCATGCAGGCGGTAGTCAGCCTGTGTGAAGAAGTGATCGTGCTCCATCACGGCGAGAAGATCGCGGAAGGCACGCCGGAGCAGGTGATGAATGATCCCTATGTAATGGAAGTATATCTGGGTATGAAGAAGGAGGATGCACATGCTTAA
- a CDS encoding branched-chain amino acid ABC transporter permease: MDSKKAVRIYHRNLAILIGLILLAFILIPTMVKSPYMLNIFVLTFYMSTLSMAWNLLGGMTGQNSLGHAAYMGLGAYACCLLVVKTGANPWLAAIFGMVVVGLVAGIVFYPCFILRGPYFTLVSIAFGESIRQLIINSEFFGRASGVGLPFGQDSWLNFRFGSKVPYYYVGLIMMVGIYLVLKKIDRSKMGFALKTIREDEDAAAAIGINPTKYKIMAVVISAMVAGLVGFFYASYIRYIDPELMIQAKSTESVLPAVVGGAAFVEGPIVGGLIMIPLSEYLRANFSAVLPGINMLMYAVVLLAVIRFRPSGVLGWYMHSKTKQFIDEKILKKPSQEILEEVELMEYERKEA, translated from the coding sequence ATGGATAGTAAGAAAGCGGTACGCATTTACCATCGGAATCTTGCCATCCTGATCGGCCTGATTCTGCTGGCGTTCATCCTGATTCCCACCATGGTGAAATCGCCGTACATGTTAAATATTTTCGTTCTGACCTTTTATATGTCCACCCTGTCCATGGCATGGAACCTGTTGGGCGGCATGACGGGGCAGAACTCCCTTGGCCATGCGGCCTATATGGGCCTGGGCGCCTATGCCTGCTGCCTGCTGGTGGTAAAGACCGGGGCCAACCCATGGCTGGCTGCGATCTTCGGCATGGTGGTGGTGGGACTGGTCGCGGGTATTGTGTTTTATCCCTGTTTTATTCTGCGGGGACCGTATTTCACCCTGGTCTCCATTGCCTTTGGTGAATCCATCCGTCAGTTGATCATCAACTCGGAGTTCTTCGGAAGGGCCAGCGGCGTGGGCCTGCCCTTCGGTCAGGATTCCTGGCTGAACTTCCGGTTCGGAAGCAAGGTGCCTTATTACTACGTGGGACTGATCATGATGGTGGGTATCTACCTGGTCCTGAAAAAGATCGACCGGTCCAAAATGGGATTTGCCTTAAAGACCATCCGTGAGGATGAGGACGCGGCTGCGGCCATTGGGATCAATCCAACCAAATATAAGATCATGGCGGTTGTGATCTCGGCTATGGTGGCGGGGCTGGTGGGCTTCTTCTATGCCAGCTATATCCGCTATATTGATCCGGAGCTGATGATCCAGGCCAAGTCCACCGAGTCGGTGCTCCCGGCGGTCGTGGGCGGCGCGGCCTTTGTGGAAGGCCCGATCGTGGGCGGTCTGATCATGATCCCGCTTTCCGAGTATTTGAGAGCTAATTTCAGCGCCGTGCTGCCGGGCATTAACATGCTGATGTACGCGGTGGTGCTGCTGGCGGTCATCCGGTTCCGCCCGTCCGGCGTTCTTGGCTGGTATATGCACAGCAAGACGAAACAGTTTATCGATGAAAAGATCTTAAAGAAACCTTCCCAGGAAATATTGGAGGAAGTGGAGTTGATGGAATATGAGAGGAAGGAGGCGTAG
- a CDS encoding branched-chain amino acid ABC transporter permease, with the protein MDMFLQACVNGLLMGGFYSLMGMGQNIIFGVMKIVNFCHGEMLMVGMYLTFILYTFFGIDPYLAVPLVAAVMFFLGAGIQHTLITPSLGTKSFTNLLFLTVGLGLLLSNGALVIFGSEYRSIRTAYSQTYIPLGPVTISLPRMISFGVLIVVTIALFAFLKYTTIGKQIRAVSQNPVGAEVVGIDVKKIYLLTYGLGVALAGTAGALLTQFYTIFPTAGASFGFRALIVVVVGGLGSIPGAFLAGIFLGLLETMSALFISPSYSDLIVFMTFIVILVVRQTVIARRK; encoded by the coding sequence ATGGACATGTTTTTGCAGGCTTGTGTCAATGGACTTCTGATGGGAGGCTTTTACTCCCTGATGGGCATGGGGCAAAACATTATTTTTGGCGTTATGAAAATTGTAAACTTCTGCCATGGAGAGATGCTGATGGTGGGTATGTACTTAACGTTCATACTCTACACCTTTTTCGGGATCGATCCCTATCTGGCGGTTCCGTTGGTGGCGGCCGTTATGTTTTTCCTGGGCGCGGGGATCCAGCATACGCTGATCACGCCGTCCCTGGGGACCAAGAGCTTCACGAACCTTTTATTTCTGACAGTGGGGTTGGGACTTTTGCTTTCTAACGGAGCGCTGGTGATCTTCGGTTCGGAGTACCGCTCGATCCGCACCGCTTATTCCCAGACCTACATACCGCTGGGGCCGGTGACCATATCCCTGCCCAGGATGATCAGCTTTGGTGTGTTGATCGTGGTCACGATCGCGCTTTTCGCGTTCTTAAAGTATACCACCATAGGCAAGCAGATCCGCGCCGTATCCCAGAACCCGGTAGGCGCTGAGGTGGTGGGCATCGATGTAAAGAAGATCTATCTTCTGACTTACGGTCTGGGCGTTGCGCTTGCGGGTACCGCGGGGGCGCTGCTGACCCAGTTTTACACGATCTTCCCGACGGCGGGGGCCAGCTTCGGATTCCGGGCGCTGATTGTGGTGGTTGTGGGTGGACTTGGATCCATTCCGGGAGCGTTTCTGGCGGGAATCTTTTTGGGGCTTTTGGAGACCATGAGCGCGCTGTTTATCAGTCCGTCCTACAGCGACCTGATCGTATTTATGACATTTATCGTGATCCTGGTTGTACGCCAGACCGTGATAGCGAGGAGGAAATAA
- a CDS encoding KilA-N domain-containing protein translates to MGSIPSICPDLHSDKFPHLRSQTKHPFLKGDAYISLTDIAKYKNPDNAFIVVANWMRNHSTISFLGLWEQIHNPNFKPIEFDRFKTASGDNAFTLTPQQWIQATDAIGIVSKSGRYGGTYAHTDIAFEFASWISPEFKLYIIKDYQRLKKDEAGRLAIGWDAKRELSKINYRIHTDAVKEFLITPTLSPQEMAYTYASEADILNMALFGKTAAQWRNETGTSGKSPNIRDFASAEELVVLINLEDTNADLIRQKIPKIERLKILREKAYRQLELLKKNQGIISSLRKNLIEETDNAGKIERKDK, encoded by the coding sequence GTGGGTTCGATTCCCAGCATCTGCCCGGATTTGCATAGCGATAAATTCCCTCATTTGAGAAGCCAAACAAAACATCCATTTCTAAAAGGAGATGCCTATATTTCTTTAACGGATATTGCAAAATACAAAAATCCGGATAATGCCTTTATTGTAGTCGCAAACTGGATGCGTAATCATTCTACCATTTCTTTTTTGGGTTTATGGGAACAGATTCACAATCCGAATTTTAAACCTATCGAATTCGATAGGTTTAAAACAGCGTCTGGCGATAATGCATTTACATTGACACCGCAGCAATGGATACAGGCGACGGATGCAATAGGTATTGTGTCCAAATCAGGAAGATATGGAGGAACGTATGCTCATACAGATATTGCATTTGAATTTGCATCCTGGATTTCTCCCGAATTTAAACTCTATATTATTAAAGATTATCAAAGATTAAAAAAGGATGAAGCAGGCAGACTCGCGATTGGATGGGATGCCAAAAGAGAACTTTCAAAAATAAACTATCGTATTCATACAGACGCCGTAAAAGAATTTCTGATAACGCCTACATTATCTCCTCAGGAAATGGCTTATACATACGCATCAGAAGCCGACATTCTTAATATGGCATTATTTGGAAAAACAGCAGCACAGTGGAGAAATGAAACAGGGACAAGTGGGAAATCGCCTAATATTAGAGATTTTGCCTCGGCAGAAGAATTAGTCGTACTCATCAATCTGGAAGATACGAACGCTGATCTGATACGGCAAAAGATTCCTAAAATTGAACGGTTGAAAATATTGAGAGAGAAAGCATATCGGCAGCTTGAACTTCTAAAAAAGAATCAGGGAATTATTAGCTCATTGAGGAAAAATCTTATTGAAGAAACTGATAACGCAGGGAAAATCGAGCGCAAAGATAAATAA
- a CDS encoding response regulator — translation MYKILIADDEGIVTDSLQFIIEKNFGSECQIAIAKNGRQAIETAESFQPDIALLDIQMPGINGLKALEEIRAQNPRIKTLILTAYDNFDYAKEALRLGAVDYLMKPINKKAIVERLTGMMHTIDQERQKRRDDLLVKEKMEAVIPIIENGFVISLIIQNEYEDSGQQYRNLLNLEEDYGIIMALEWGNAREGAAMGNPVGSGVLAHKYYGKMSELVKVYFRAFVSGIMGNKLICVIPSVEPDLEYGARLQLIEKARSLVTSLKHAVGIDFKAGIGTVRPWEDMFDSYQEALNALRHGMRNVNHIDDLVVKDNREKQKQLMEQMVLKAVSMGVEHDARQEATVFASWVLKNQDSSLEEEKLQLMEMLLLGRRMVQDQGGSPLKDQELLGALLAAQDEETVRQKFVAAMVELAQAVVIKNQEQDGIITRAQEYIRQNFRKDISLEEVAQTVGISPYYFSKLFKEEAGMNFTEYLTGIRIETAKRLLSEGTLSIKQVCVDSGYANPNYFSRIFKKWVGITPTEFRDGMGEGNS, via the coding sequence ATGTACAAGATTTTGATAGCAGATGACGAGGGGATCGTCACCGACTCCCTCCAGTTTATCATAGAAAAAAATTTCGGCAGCGAATGCCAGATAGCCATTGCCAAGAACGGACGGCAGGCGATCGAGACCGCGGAGAGCTTTCAGCCGGACATCGCTCTTTTGGATATTCAGATGCCGGGCATCAATGGGCTGAAGGCTTTAGAGGAGATCCGCGCCCAGAACCCCAGGATCAAGACCCTGATCCTCACGGCCTATGACAATTTTGATTACGCCAAGGAGGCGCTGCGCCTGGGGGCTGTGGATTATCTGATGAAGCCGATCAACAAAAAAGCGATCGTGGAGCGCCTGACCGGCATGATGCACACCATCGATCAGGAGCGGCAGAAGCGCAGGGACGATCTTCTGGTGAAGGAAAAGATGGAGGCAGTGATCCCCATTATTGAAAATGGATTTGTCATCAGCCTGATCATCCAGAATGAGTATGAGGACAGCGGGCAGCAGTACCGGAACCTGCTAAATCTGGAGGAGGACTACGGCATCATCATGGCTCTGGAATGGGGCAATGCCCGGGAAGGCGCGGCTATGGGCAATCCGGTAGGCTCCGGTGTCCTGGCTCATAAGTATTATGGGAAAATGTCGGAGCTTGTGAAGGTGTATTTCCGGGCTTTTGTCAGCGGGATCATGGGGAATAAGCTGATCTGCGTGATTCCTTCGGTGGAACCGGATCTGGAGTACGGAGCCAGGCTCCAGTTGATCGAGAAGGCCAGGAGCCTGGTCACTTCGCTGAAGCATGCAGTGGGGATTGATTTTAAAGCTGGGATCGGGACGGTCAGGCCCTGGGAGGACATGTTTGATTCCTACCAGGAAGCGCTCAATGCGCTCCGGCACGGAATGCGGAATGTGAACCACATTGACGATTTGGTGGTGAAGGACAACCGGGAAAAACAGAAACAGTTGATGGAGCAGATGGTGTTGAAGGCGGTTTCCATGGGAGTGGAGCACGACGCACGCCAGGAGGCTACGGTATTTGCCAGTTGGGTGCTGAAAAACCAGGACAGCAGCCTGGAGGAAGAAAAATTACAGCTTATGGAGATGCTGCTTCTGGGCAGGCGGATGGTGCAGGACCAGGGAGGCTCGCCTCTTAAGGATCAGGAGCTTTTAGGTGCGCTTCTTGCAGCTCAGGATGAGGAGACGGTGCGCCAGAAGTTCGTGGCGGCCATGGTGGAACTGGCCCAGGCTGTGGTCATTAAAAATCAGGAGCAGGACGGCATCATCACCAGGGCCCAGGAATATATCCGGCAGAATTTCCGCAAGGATATCTCCCTGGAGGAGGTGGCTCAGACCGTAGGCATCAGTCCCTATTACTTCAGTAAGCTGTTTAAGGAAGAAGCGGGGATGAACTTTACGGAATATCTGACCGGGATCCGGATCGAGACGGCAAAAAGGCTGCTCTCAGAAGGGACCTTAAGCATCAAGCAGGTCTGCGTGGATTCCGGCTATGCCAATCCCAATTATTTCAGCCGGATTTTTAAGAAGTGGGTGGGGATCACGCCTACGGAATTCCGGGACGGGATGGGTGAGGGGAATTCGTAA
- a CDS encoding histidine kinase, whose amino-acid sequence MEKNRLWKNKYFSNQSLRTKLILPVIITMAVSLGINLILFGRIDTIVKNMDQVYATNIRLGELEGLLTELESDVYQYLNIQSQDALDAFDRNRETFEAMVYEIDDTITDHPARRMERNIRSLAISWLELTDEAIQAKQRHDVTAYKASFVEIQKLYTYLLAYIRGLDDLRFKANSENYDVLYQYLRYLEVFMVAVLAGVTCCLMVLLYGIIGNFTRPLEKLAGKAKEVGRGNFGIILEEPESGDEVGTVTVAFNQMIVSINDYIRRIRESMETEIRMKERELAMENLLKDAQLKYYQAQINPHFLFNTLNAGQQLAMMEDAERTYAFIENMASFFRYRLKSNGEVSTLREEIELIDSYMYIMNVRYSNEIHLKKAIDARLLDIRFPGMVLQPVIENALRHGLGGVEWEKRIWFSVSQENGEAIICIRDNGMGISQETLENLNSGNIPPQEDKQDSGNGVGLANVRERLRLYFDRVDVMTVESGGEGKGAAVTIRVPILPIT is encoded by the coding sequence ATGGAGAAGAACCGGTTATGGAAAAATAAATATTTTTCAAACCAGTCCCTGCGGACCAAGCTGATCCTCCCGGTCATCATCACCATGGCAGTCTCACTTGGGATCAATCTCATCCTGTTTGGAAGGATCGATACGATCGTGAAAAATATGGATCAGGTGTATGCCACCAATATCCGCCTGGGGGAGCTGGAAGGGCTTTTGACGGAGCTGGAGAGCGATGTATACCAGTATCTGAATATCCAGAGCCAGGATGCCTTAGATGCGTTTGACCGGAATCGGGAAACGTTTGAGGCCATGGTTTATGAGATTGACGATACGATCACCGATCATCCGGCCCGGCGCATGGAGCGCAATATCCGCAGCCTTGCCATTTCCTGGCTGGAGCTGACCGACGAGGCCATACAGGCCAAGCAGCGCCATGACGTGACTGCTTACAAGGCGAGCTTTGTGGAGATCCAGAAGCTTTATACCTACCTTCTGGCATACATACGCGGGCTGGATGACCTGCGGTTCAAGGCCAATTCGGAGAATTATGACGTGCTTTACCAGTATCTGCGATATCTGGAGGTGTTTATGGTGGCGGTGCTGGCGGGGGTCACCTGCTGTCTGATGGTGCTTTTGTATGGCATTATCGGAAACTTTACGCGGCCGCTGGAGAAACTGGCAGGGAAGGCAAAGGAAGTGGGCCGGGGGAACTTTGGTATCATCCTGGAGGAGCCGGAGAGCGGGGATGAGGTAGGTACTGTGACGGTGGCATTTAACCAGATGATCGTCAGCATCAACGACTATATCCGGCGGATCCGGGAGAGCATGGAGACGGAGATCCGGATGAAGGAACGGGAGCTGGCGATGGAAAACCTGCTGAAGGACGCCCAGCTTAAATATTACCAGGCGCAGATCAACCCGCATTTTCTGTTCAATACGCTTAATGCAGGGCAGCAGTTAGCCATGATGGAGGATGCGGAACGCACCTACGCGTTTATCGAAAATATGGCCTCGTTCTTCCGGTACCGTTTAAAGAGCAACGGGGAGGTCTCCACACTGCGGGAGGAGATCGAGCTGATCGACAGTTATATGTACATCATGAACGTGCGGTATTCCAATGAGATCCATCTTAAGAAGGCGATCGACGCCCGGCTTTTAGATATCCGTTTTCCTGGCATGGTGCTGCAGCCGGTGATTGAAAACGCCCTGCGCCACGGGCTTGGCGGTGTGGAGTGGGAGAAACGGATCTGGTTTTCTGTGAGTCAGGAGAATGGGGAGGCCATAATCTGCATCCGCGATAATGGCATGGGTATATCGCAGGAGACCCTTGAGAACTTAAACTCAGGCAATATCCCGCCTCAGGAGGATAAGCAGGATTCAGGCAACGGCGTGGGCCTGGCAAACGTCCGGGAACGGCTGCGGCTGTATTTTGACCGGGTTGATGTGATGACTGTGGAGAGTGGCGGGGAAGGAAAAGGAGCCGCCGTCACCATACGGGTGCCGATCCTTCCCATAACATAA
- a CDS encoding substrate-binding domain-containing protein, which yields MEPDPNKKPILSKKLYAAAGILLAASVAAMFAGYFLLLENHAAVDADYSSYDYHIAIISDDTDNSFWKDVYEGAVAEGREYGAYVEQIDEGLVDRFSMEDAINVAIYEGVDGILLRPTEGKVSEEMIDKAYSLGIPVITMQKDVQDSRRQGFVGINDYFLGQEFGKRVLKLADENTRLVTVLFPGARFNETSRSWFRQGIQNTVQKEQIRFDFRIIRDDKGLNNAEDVIHDIVEGMVEQPDMVICLDEVITQSTCQMIYDRGLSDRIKVIGSYVTDAILEGIEEGYIDSTITIDAEAMGRMSVDALMTYINYHMVSYYTEVDTMLVDRSMAAAYRREERDGEEPVMEK from the coding sequence ATGGAACCAGATCCCAATAAGAAACCAATCCTTTCAAAAAAATTATACGCAGCAGCGGGCATTCTCCTGGCGGCATCGGTTGCCGCCATGTTTGCCGGCTATTTTTTGCTGCTGGAAAACCATGCGGCGGTGGACGCGGATTACAGCTCCTATGATTATCATATCGCTATCATATCCGACGATACAGACAATTCTTTTTGGAAGGATGTTTATGAAGGTGCTGTGGCGGAAGGCAGGGAGTATGGGGCTTATGTGGAGCAGATCGACGAGGGGCTGGTAGACCGGTTTTCCATGGAGGATGCCATCAATGTTGCCATCTATGAAGGGGTGGATGGGATCCTTCTTCGTCCTACGGAAGGGAAAGTCAGTGAGGAGATGATCGACAAGGCCTACAGCCTCGGAATTCCGGTCATCACCATGCAGAAGGATGTGCAGGACTCCAGACGGCAGGGATTTGTGGGGATCAACGATTATTTCCTCGGGCAGGAATTTGGAAAACGGGTGCTTAAGCTGGCGGATGAGAATACCCGCCTGGTGACGGTGCTGTTCCCTGGGGCCAGGTTTAATGAGACCAGCCGGAGCTGGTTTCGCCAGGGAATCCAGAATACGGTGCAAAAAGAGCAGATCCGGTTTGATTTCAGGATCATCCGTGATGATAAGGGGCTTAATAATGCAGAGGATGTGATCCACGATATCGTGGAGGGGATGGTGGAGCAGCCGGACATGGTCATCTGTCTGGACGAGGTCATCACCCAGTCCACCTGTCAGATGATCTACGACAGAGGGCTGTCCGACCGGATCAAGGTGATCGGCAGTTACGTAACGGATGCGATCCTGGAGGGGATCGAGGAGGGGTATATCGATTCCACGATCACCATCGACGCGGAAGCTATGGGACGCATGAGCGTTGATGCCCTTATGACGTACATAAACTACCACATGGTCAGCTATTATACGGAGGTGGACACGATGCTGGTGGACCGGTCCATGGCTGCGGCGTACAGAAGGGAGGAGCGGGATGGAGAAGAACCGGTTATGGAAAAATAA
- a CDS encoding PDDEXK nuclease domain-containing protein, with the protein MNGLIKDVNTDIMKNYKRSDDIVSDMQEIINASQKQALQAVNVALVRRNWLIGYRIAEEELQGEDRAEYGLSVIKRLSKELTKIYGKGFTKTNLYSFYSFYKCYPQIFQTLSGKSKILLSWSHYTILIKVKDEKARNWYEKEAVDQTWSVRTLQRNIDSQYYYRLLASQNPVPVEREMRAITADYQTDKLEFIKNPVVAEFLGFSAQESFTETQLEGSIITNLQKFLMELGKGYAFVARQQHIKTAKEDYFIDLVFYNYILKCFVLIDLKTSKITHQDVGQMDMYIRMYDEMKRSEGDNPTLGIVLCTETDEDIARYSILHGNEQLFASKYKLYLPTEEELRAEIESQKAIFELQQKSPQE; encoded by the coding sequence ATGAATGGATTGATAAAAGACGTAAATACTGACATTATGAAAAACTATAAAAGATCAGATGATATTGTTTCTGATATGCAGGAAATCATCAATGCCTCTCAGAAACAGGCGCTTCAGGCTGTAAATGTTGCTTTGGTCAGGCGGAACTGGCTGATCGGATACCGTATAGCTGAGGAGGAGTTACAGGGAGAAGATCGCGCGGAATATGGTTTGAGTGTCATAAAGCGGCTGTCAAAGGAACTGACTAAAATTTATGGGAAAGGGTTTACAAAAACGAACCTGTATAGTTTTTATTCTTTTTATAAGTGTTATCCTCAGATTTTCCAGACACTGTCTGGAAAATCTAAAATACTGTTATCGTGGAGTCATTATACAATCCTGATAAAAGTAAAGGACGAAAAAGCCCGTAACTGGTACGAGAAAGAAGCCGTTGATCAGACCTGGAGTGTTCGGACTTTACAGAGAAATATAGATTCTCAGTACTATTATCGTTTGCTTGCAAGTCAAAATCCTGTGCCTGTTGAGCGGGAAATGAGAGCGATTACGGCAGACTACCAGACGGATAAGCTGGAATTTATCAAGAATCCTGTAGTGGCGGAGTTTCTGGGCTTCTCAGCGCAGGAGTCCTTTACGGAAACGCAGCTAGAAGGCAGCATTATAACAAATTTGCAGAAATTCCTTATGGAACTGGGAAAGGGTTATGCTTTTGTGGCCCGTCAGCAGCACATCAAAACAGCAAAAGAAGATTATTTTATCGACCTGGTTTTTTATAATTATATTTTAAAGTGCTTTGTGCTGATCGATCTGAAAACCAGCAAAATCACTCACCAAGATGTAGGGCAGATGGATATGTACATCCGTATGTATGATGAAATGAAACGGAGTGAAGGAGATAATCCTACACTGGGCATTGTCCTTTGTACTGAGACAGACGAAGATATAGCCCGGTACTCAATACTACATGGAAATGAGCAGTTGTTTGCTTCAAAATATAAGCTGTATCTTCCGACAGAAGAGGAACTGCGTGCTGAGATAGAGAGCCAGAAAGCCATTTTTGAATTGCAGCAGAAAAGCCCACAGGAGTAA
- a CDS encoding RnfABCDGE type electron transport complex subunit B, giving the protein MNMTGLLLAAVIIGAIGIIIGVLLGIASEAFKVEVDEKEILVRAELPGNNCGGCGFPGCDGLASAIAAGTAAVNACPVGGPDVADRIAAIMGVESGAADKKVAFVKCKGTCDKTRVQYNYFGIDDCSKVAVVPGSGEKACTYGCMGYGSCVKACAFDAIHVVDGVAVVDKEKCVACGKCVAACPNRLIELVPYSAKHLVQCSSHDKGKDVKAKCDNGCIACTLCTKQCEFDAIHMDNNVAVIDYEKCTNCGKCAVKCPAKVIV; this is encoded by the coding sequence ATGAATATGACAGGTTTGCTTTTGGCGGCGGTCATCATTGGCGCCATCGGTATTATCATCGGTGTGCTCCTTGGGATAGCCAGCGAAGCATTTAAAGTAGAGGTAGATGAAAAAGAGATCCTGGTCCGTGCAGAGCTGCCGGGCAACAACTGCGGCGGCTGCGGCTTCCCTGGCTGCGACGGCCTGGCAAGCGCCATTGCGGCAGGTACGGCGGCAGTCAATGCCTGCCCGGTGGGCGGTCCGGATGTGGCAGACCGGATCGCAGCCATTATGGGTGTGGAGAGCGGCGCTGCCGACAAGAAGGTGGCATTTGTAAAGTGTAAAGGTACCTGCGACAAGACCAGGGTGCAGTACAATTACTTCGGTATCGACGACTGCTCCAAGGTGGCAGTGGTACCGGGTTCCGGCGAGAAGGCATGTACCTACGGCTGTATGGGCTATGGCTCCTGTGTGAAGGCATGTGCCTTCGACGCGATCCATGTGGTGGACGGCGTGGCTGTGGTAGACAAGGAAAAATGCGTGGCCTGCGGCAAGTGCGTGGCAGCCTGCCCGAACCGTCTGATCGAGCTGGTTCCGTATTCCGCAAAGCACCTGGTGCAGTGTTCTTCCCACGACAAGGGCAAGGACGTGAAGGCCAAATGTGACAATGGCTGTATCGCATGTACCCTGTGCACCAAGCAGTGTGAGTTCGATGCGATCCATATGGACAACAACGTGGCCGTGATCGATTATGAGAAGTGCACCAACTGCGGGAAGTGCGCGGTGAAGTGTCCGGCGAAGGTGATTGTGTAG
- the rsxA gene encoding electron transport complex subunit RsxA: protein MKELILVIVGAALVNNIILSQFQGLCPFLGVSKKVDTSLGMGGAVIFVIVLASIVTNLVYTFVLVPLNVTYLQTIAFILVIAALVQFVEMFLKKNVPSLYQALGVFLPLITTNCAVLGSALTNVQKEYNFIFSVANGFGTAVGFTIAIVLLASIRESIEDNDIPYTFKGSPIVLITSGLMAIAFMGFSGLI, encoded by the coding sequence ATGAAAGAATTGATTTTAGTAATTGTAGGCGCTGCTCTGGTGAATAACATCATCCTGAGTCAGTTCCAGGGTCTCTGCCCGTTCCTTGGTGTTTCCAAGAAGGTAGATACCTCACTGGGTATGGGTGGAGCCGTTATCTTCGTTATCGTGCTTGCATCCATCGTGACGAATCTGGTTTATACGTTTGTCCTGGTACCGCTTAACGTGACCTACTTACAGACGATCGCCTTTATCCTGGTGATCGCTGCGCTGGTTCAGTTCGTTGAGATGTTCCTCAAGAAAAATGTACCGTCCCTGTATCAGGCGCTGGGTGTATTCCTGCCGCTGATCACCACCAACTGCGCAGTGCTGGGTTCCGCTCTGACCAACGTTCAGAAGGAGTACAACTTTATTTTCAGCGTAGCGAACGGTTTTGGTACTGCGGTCGGCTTCACCATCGCGATCGTGCTGCTGGCAAGTATCCGTGAAAGCATTGAAGACAATGATATCCCATATACCTTCAAGGGGTCACCGATCGTGTTGATCACCTCCGGTCTGATGGCGATTGCCTTCATGGGCTTTTCCGGTCTGATTTAA